The Hordeum vulgare subsp. vulgare chromosome 7H, MorexV3_pseudomolecules_assembly, whole genome shotgun sequence DNA window gaaattgaacgtttcaaggcgcaaatgaagaacaagtttagcatgagtgatctgggattactcagctattacttgggcatcgaagtgaagcaaagctccggagagatttccctatgtcaatcggcttacgcggtcaagttattggacaagtgtggcatgtcagattgctacgcgacacaagttccaatggaccaacgtcacaagttgagcaagcatagctcaaatccgccggtggacaccacaatgtatcgaagcgttgtgggcagcctcagatatttggtgcatacccaaCCTGACTTGgcgtattcagtcgggatcgtgagtcgtttcatggagaatccgacaaccgaacacatgagcgcggtcaatcaaattctatgctatgtgaaaggcataattaatcttggctgcacgtacagaaaggaaaaggaaggattggtccttcgtggatattcagatagcgacatggcaaatgatgttgatgaccgaaagagcacaacgggcatggttttctaccttggcctgaATCCGATTAGTCGGAATTCTcataagcaaaaggtggtggcactgtcttcatgcgaggcagaatacatagcggcaagcacggcggcttgtcaagcagtttggctgagaagactcctagctattcttgcaaagcggaagGTGCAGAAGAGGTCATTGAAGATcgacaaccaagctgcaatctcattgtgcaaaaatccggttcatcacgaaaggagcaagcacatagatacccggttccaccacatTTGGGAGTGCGTTGAGGAAGGGATAGAAGTTCTGCACGTGAATACGAAGGACcagcttgccgatattttcaccaagtccctcggtcgacagaagttcatcgagatgaggaagaaagtcggagtgcaagcaatgaagacacatcaacaaggttaaggaggtgaatgtagtaattaacctagttgtagtCTAAACGTACACGCGTGTCCTAATTTAATTAGTATTGCAAACTGAGTAGGATTAGTagtagtattgcaaaccgagtcgGTTTACAGTAGGCCTAGTTTAGCAATATATATACGTATACCCTGTGTAGTTTTTAAATAAACCAGAGCAAAGTAATATAAAGTATTTCCTCTATCTAGCTTAAATCGCTGAGTTAAGTTCCGAGCCGTTGAGACGATTGATCGTTCCGTTCGCTAGTACTCGCCGAAGCCAACGTAGGGCTGTTCGTACAAGAATCCATCCACGTGATTGCTTGCTAGCTTAACTAGCTTGCACGAACGTGTGCGGGGGGATTTAATCAGCGTTCTAAATCCAACAATGGAATGGGAGGGAGCAGGTACTCACTCTAGCAAATCCTTCCAACCACCGTCCATCAGGTTCAGGCTCTCTAGCCCCTCGAAATAAGGGCTTGACGCCGGAGTCTCCTCGCACAGCaccacgccgccgccgctgcaGCCATTGTTGTTGCACTCCTGGTCGCCGGCCACCATTGGGTCGACGATCAAGTTTCTCCCGGTCGCACCCCCGTGGCCCCTAAGCTCTGTTGAGCTCAGCCCGTCGCCGGTGCTGATGCCGTCGAACATGCTGCTCGTCGGCGCTGAGCTGGTCAGCGCCGGCAGGTCGTTCATGTCGTCCCACTGGCACTGCTGGAGCAGCATATTCTGGTCGAATCCGCCGTGCTGCCCGCCGTTACCGACGGCGAGGAGCGCCGTGAGGTTGTTCATGCCGGGCGCGGGCGAGGGAGCCGCCGCGGTGGTGAGCGCGCACACGAGGCCCTGCAGCAGTTGGAACCTGGCGGCGTCGACATGGAGCTTGAGCGCGCTCATGTCCCAGCCCCCCGTGgcctcgccggagccgccgaAGTTACCGGCTGCCGCGAGGAGGCCCGGGAGTCCGGCGAGCAGGCTGAGGTCGGTGCGCGGGCGGTGCGTGACGGGGTCGATGCCCATGCCGAGGAGCTTCTTGCGCAGGTGTGTATTCCAGTAATTCTTGATCTCGTTATCCGTCCTCCCCGGCAACTTGGTAGCGATCGACGACCACCTGGTTAACCAACTCGTCAGCCACCGGTCCCTGAGAAGAACAAGATATGTAGCCAggaagcatgcatgcatggacCGATGGACGGTTACTTACTTGTTTCCGAGGAGGGAGTGGAGGTGGATGATGAGCTTCTCCTCGTCGTCGGTGAAGCGTCCGCGCTTGATGTCGGGGCGGAGGTAGTTGGTCCAGCGGAGGCGGCAGCTCTTGCCGCAGCGGTTGAGGCCGGCGAGCTTGGGCAGGCGGCGCCAGCTGCCCTGGCCCTTCTCCTGGATGTAGTCGACCAGAAGCTTGTCCTCCTCGGGCGTCCACGGCCCCTTCTTCACGATCACGCCGGCCTTCCCGTCGCAGCACGGCGACCGCCCCATCGCCCCACTGACGACTAGCAGCtctagcttcttcttcttctacctctgccTAGCTTTCGTGCGCTTAGCTTAGCTTGCTGGAGAGAGGTGTAGGTAGCAATGGACGACGAGGAGTTAGGTTTTTCAGGTTTCGTTGGGGTGGATATATAGGTTGCATTGCATGGTGGCATCGAATGGTAAAAAAGGGAAGTCTTTGTGTGcgggactctctctctctctctctttcttactgtctctctctctagcgACCTATTAGTTTCTCTCTCTAAATCTCTCTCTGTCTGCCTCTCTCTGACTTTCTTGGCTATGGACCGAATCAGTTTGCTTAAGCACGTACGCATGCTGCTTAGTTAGATATGCTGGCGTGTGTGCTGTTTTGTTGCCTCCCTACGTATTGCATGAACAAGTGGATGGATAGTATAGTACTCCATGCTTATTTCGTATATGCATGCAGCAGATGTGTGCGTGGAAATTCAAGAGACTACACCATGCCAGGAGCTACTATAcgcgcgcgtgtgtgtgtgtgtatatatatatatatatatatatatatatatatatatatatatatagcgagACCTCAGTCGATTCAGAAATAGTTATTTCTCTGTTGTCGCCATGTACATGATCAAAGACCCCACATCTGATCTTATATATATGTTT harbors:
- the LOC123411682 gene encoding transcription factor MYB92-like, producing the protein MGRSPCCDGKAGVIVKKGPWTPEEDKLLVDYIQEKGQGSWRRLPKLAGLNRCGKSCRLRWTNYLRPDIKRGRFTDDEEKLIIHLHSLLGNKWSSIATKLPGRTDNEIKNYWNTHLRKKLLGMGIDPVTHRPRTDLSLLAGLPGLLAAAGNFGGSGEATGGWDMSALKLHVDAARFQLLQGLVCALTTAAAPSPAPGMNNLTALLAVGNGGQHGGFDQNMLLQQCQWDDMNDLPALTSSAPTSSMFDGISTGDGLSSTELRGHGGATGRNLIVDPMVAGDQECNNNGCSGGGVVLCEETPASSPYFEGLESLNLMDGGWKDLLEQMPWLNSSEL